In Hydractinia symbiolongicarpus strain clone_291-10 chromosome 4, HSymV2.1, whole genome shotgun sequence, the following proteins share a genomic window:
- the LOC130641601 gene encoding 6-phosphogluconate dehydrogenase, decarboxylating-like, translating into MAEPKGDIALIGLAVMGQNIILNMNDHGFTVVAFNRTVAKVDEFMANEAKGTNVIGAKSLEDMVSKLKKPRRVMLLVKAGSAVDAFIEKLVPLLETGDIIIDGGNSEYKDTNRRCRDLKAKGIEYVGSGVSGGEEGARHGPSLMPGGSSKAWPHIKNIFQSIAAKKDNEPCCDWVGDEGSGHFVKMVHNGIEYGDMQVICEAYHLMKTCLGMTPPEIGKVMEAWNKTELDSYLIEISASILQYKDDKGEYLVEKIRDTAGQKGTGKWTAINALDYGIPVTLIAESVFARCLSALKTDRVEASKSLKGPDTNKFTGDKKAFIEDIRQALYASKIVSYAQGFMLLREAAKEFNWELNYGSIALMWRGGCIIRSRFLGNIREAFDKKPALISLLLDDFFRDAVHKCQASWRRVVSTAFTLGVPVPCFSSALAFYDGYRSERLPANLIQAQRDYFGAHTYELLASPGKFHHTDWTGHGGRVSSTTYQA; encoded by the exons ATGGCGGAACCAAA ggGAGATATCGCATTGATTGGACTGGCTGTAATG ggccaaaacattattttaaatatgaacGATCATGGGTTTAcg GTTGTTGCATTTAACAGAACTGTGGCCAAAGTTGATGAGTTTATGGCTAATGAAGCAAAag GGACAAATGTCATCGGTGCAAAGTCACTTGAAGATATGGTTTCTAAACTCAAAAAGCCACGCCGAGTTATGCTGTTAGTTAAAGCTGGTTCAGCTGTTGATGCGTTCATTGAGAAATTA GTACCATTATTGGAAACAGGAGATATTATTATTGATGGTGGAAATTCTGAGTATAAAGACACCAAC cGACGATGTCGTGATTTAAAAGCAAAAGGTATTGAGTATGTTGGCAGTGGTGTCAGCGGAGGTGAAGAAGGAGCCAGACATGGACCATCCTTGATGCCAGGAGGGTCTTCAAAAGCTTG gccACACATTAAAAATATCTTTCAATCAATTGCGGCGAAAAAAGATAATGAACCTTGCTGTGACTGG GTTGGAGATGAAGGTTCAGGACATTTTGTTAAAATGGTGCACAATGGAATTGAATATGGAGATATGCAG GTCATATGTGAAGCTTATCATCTGATGAAAACCTGCCTCGGCATGACTCCACCAGAGATAGGAAAG GTAATGGAAGCATGGAACAAAACAGAATTGGATTCGTATTTAATCGAAATATCTGCATCTATCTTACAATACAAGGATGACAAGGGTGAATACTTGGTTGAGAAAATTCGAGATACTGCTGGTCAG aaAGGTACTGGAAAATGGACAGCTATAAATGCTCTTGATTACGGAATACCAGTTACCCTTATAG CCGAATCAGTGTTTGCTAGATGTTTGTCTGCGTTAAAAACTGATCGTGTGGAAGCAAGCAAGTCGTTAAAAGGACCAGACACGAATAAATTTACAGGTGATAAGAAAGCTTTCATTGAAGATATACGACAG GCTTTGTATGCTTCTAAAATTGTATCGTACGCTCAAGGCTTCATGTTGCTACGAGAGGCTGCTAAAGAATTTAACTGGGAGTTGAACTATGGCAGCATTGCTTTAATGTGGAGAGGAGGTTGTATTATTAGAAG tcGTTTCCTTGGTAACATTCGCGAAGCCTTCGACAAGAAGCCAGCATTGATTAGTTTGTTGTTAGATGATTTTTTTAGGGATGCTGTACACAAGTGTCAG GCCTCTTGGAGACGCGTGGTATCCACTGCATTTACATTGGGAGTACCTGTGCCTTGCTTTAGCTCAGCACTTGCTTTTTATGATGGTTATAG ATCGGAACGACTTCCTGCTAACCTAATACAG GCACAGCGTGATTACTTCGGTGCACACACTTACGAATTGCTTGCAAGTCCAGGAAAGTTTCATCATACTGATTGGACTGGTCATGGTGGACGAGTGTCATCAACAACTTATCAAGCCTAA